TTTTTCGCCTCGGCGCGGAGCACGTAGACTTCGCCTTCGCCAATGTCCACCTCGGAGCCGGACTTGGCGGGAATGCAGTCGCCATAGATGGCGTCTGCAGCCAGGAGCAATGCGCTTTCCGCATTCTCGACCGACTTCGCGAGGCAAAGGTCGGGCAACGAGAACGCCGCCATTCCCAGAGTATAGACAACGTTGTCCCCTTCCACGAAGTTGATCCACGTGTCCATGGGGAATTCCACGTCGCCGAGCACTTCGCGGAAACGCTCCGCCGTCCAGGCGGTTCCGGACTGCTGCATGTACACGCCGAGAGCGCCCGCAGCGAGAATCTTCAATATGGCGGAGTCCACCTGGCTCACGTCGTCGATGGACTTGACTTCGCCCAAGAGGAACAGGAGCGACTTGTGCGCATCGATGGCCGCAGACTCTTCGGGAGAGACGGAATCGTTCTCGGAAAACAGGCCCGAGAGCCCCGCAGCGGCGGCCTGGCGCACCACGTTAAATTGCACGCCGCAACCCGGTATGATGACGTTTGCGGTATCCTTGTCGATAGAGACGTGGTCCGTAACCTTGAACGGTTCATCACAGGCGACGTTCAGCGGGAAGGCAAGCACAAACTGCGGCATGTCAAGTTCTCCTTAAAATTTGGGTAACGGCATCCGACAAAAGCGTATTTTTGGATTGTCGGGGCAATTCAACAACATCGGCCCGTTGCAGAGCTTTACTCAACGAATCTACAGACAACGAACCTTCTTCTATAGACACAGCGAAACCCGCTGCCGACAAATCCGCAGCCAAGACAACTTGCTCGTACTGGCCCGGCGTAGGTACAAAGATGCACTTTGCACCGAGCACTGCCATATCCATGACCGTACTGTAACCGCCACGCGAAATAACCCAGCCGGCCCTGGAAATCACATCCGCAAATTCCTGTGTCGGCAGGTGATTATAAAACGTCACATTCCCTGCAGTCCAAGTTTTCAGCGAAGAAGCGGGCTTGCCCAAAATGACCACATGTTTACCGGGAATTTGCGGAAGCACGGAACTGAGTCTGGACGCAAATCTGGAGCGCGCCGGTTCCACACCGGACACGACTGCGACAATGTTCAAGTCTTTTTCGGTGGACTGAGTCAACGGAAGCATCGCAAAACGCGAAAGCGGGCCCACGAACTTGAGCGGGCGCGGGCAACGCTCGACATGGGACAAGCTTCCCGCATAGCCGGGGAACTCGGGAACGTCGGGCACCCAGACTTCGTCAAAACGCGACATGACCGAAGCGTGCCAGGCGGCACCGAACGCTTCGAACATTCGCAACATTTTCGGGAAAGCTATCCGGCATTGGTGCGTCATGTAGACGCTCTTCGCCTTGCGGGAACGGAACGCGAAGCGATTGTCCGACACCAAAATGTCGTAGCCGTGACGCTCA
This genomic interval from uncultured Fibrobacter sp. contains the following:
- a CDS encoding glycosyltransferase, which translates into the protein MKVLVAPLDWGLGHATRCAPVVREFLEKGCDVELAVTRGNAAILREMFPDVRQRLAPSYNIVYPKHGYNMAFWLLKNSAHLRAVMRAEHHYAEEMVERHGYDILVSDNRFAFRSRKAKSVYMTHQCRIAFPKMLRMFEAFGAAWHASVMSRFDEVWVPDVPEFPGYAGSLSHVERCPRPLKFVGPLSRFAMLPLTQSTEKDLNIVAVVSGVEPARSRFASRLSSVLPQIPGKHVVILGKPASSLKTWTAGNVTFYNHLPTQEFADVISRAGWVISRGGYSTVMDMAVLGAKCIFVPTPGQYEQVVLAADLSAAGFAVSIEEGSLSVDSLSKALQRADVVELPRQSKNTLLSDAVTQILRRT